A window of Streptomyces profundus genomic DNA:
TGCGCCGCCTCCAGGAGACCGCGACCGAGGTGGCCCGCACCCGGCTGCCCGAGGTCGTCAAGCAGATGTCCGAGGCCGACCCCGGCGAGGTGGACACCTCCGTCGAGTCCGTCGGCGTGCACACCAGGGACGAGATCGGCCGCGTGGCCCAGGCGTTCGACGACGTGCACCGGGAGGCCGTCCGGCTGGCCGGCGAGCAGGCGCTGCTCCGGGGCAACGTCAACGCGATGTTCACCAACCTCTCCCGTCGCAGCCAGGGACTGATCCAGCGGCAGCTGTCGCTCATCTCCGAGCTGGAGTCCCGCGAGGCCGACCCCGACCAGCTGTCGTCGCTCTTCAAGCTCGACCACCTCGCCACCCGTATGCGGCGCAACGGTGAGAACCTCCTGGTCCTCGCCGGTGAGGAGCCAGGCCGCCGGTGGACCCGCCCGGTGCCGCTGGTCGACGTGCTGCGTGCCGCCGCGTCCGAGGTGGAGCAGTACGAGCGCATCGAGCTGAGCGCCGTGCCCAAGACCGATGTCGCGGGCCGCGTCGTCAACGACCTCGTGCACCTGCTCGCCGAGCTGCTGGAGAACGCCACCTCGTTCTCCTCGCCCCAGACCAAGGTCAAGGTCACCGGCCACGCCCTGCCCGACGGCCGGGTGCTGGTCGAGATCCACGACACCGGCATCGGCCTCTCCCCCGAGGACCTGGCGGGGATCAACGACCGGCTGGCCAACCCGCCCACGGTGGACGTCTCCGTCTCCCGCCGGATGGGCCTCTTCGTGGTCGGCCGCCTCTCCCTGCGCCACGGCATCCGGATCCAACTGCGTCCCTCGGACTCCGGCGGCACCACCGCGCTGGTGATGCTCCCGGCCGAGGTCGCCCAGGGCTCCGGCCGGCCCAGGCCGGCCGGACCGGCGGAGACCACGTCGGCCACCCTGCAACGCGACACCCCGCCGGTGCGCCGCCCCTCGCTCGGCAAGGGCAAGCCCGAGGGCGACGCCGGGCTCGGCCGCGGGCCGCAGGCCCGTGGCGTCCCCGGCCGCCCCGAGCGGCCGGCGCTGCCCTCCCGCTCCTCGGCCGAACCCCGGCAGGGTCCCGGCGGGTTGGAGCAGTCCGGGCCACCGGCCGGTGCGGCGCCCGGCCGCCCCGACACGGCGGCGCCGGGCGGCGGCGCGCCCGCCGGTCGCCCCAGCTGGGCGACCGGAGCGGACGACACCGCCCGAATACCCGCGGTCAACGACGCGTTCGACCCGCCCCGGATACCGGGGTCGTCCGAGTCGACAGGCGAGCACGCCAGGTCGGACTTCTCCGGTGCGTTCCCCGGGGCGGCCCGTCCCGAGCCCCGGCTGCCGCAGGCGCCCCGCGCCGACCAGGCACCCCCCGACTTCCGTCAGGCGCCGGAGCAGCCGAGGTGGACGCCCGAAGCCCCTCAGGCGCCGCGCCCCGACGGGCGGCCGAGCGGCGGCTTCGAGGAGCCGTCGGTCTTCGGCGCGCCGCCCCCCGCCGCCCGGCCGGCCCTCGGCGGGTCGCACGACACCGGCGAGTTCCCCGGCGGCGGCTATCAGCCCGCCCCCCGGACCCCGGAGTACCCCACCGGCGAGTTCCAGGCGCGGCGTACCGACGAGCCGGCGCCGCCTTCGCGCCAGCAGCGGCCCGAGGCGGGTGCCGGCCTGCGGCGGACCTCCTCCTGGCAGCGCCCGCAGGACGAGCTGAACGCGCCGCTGCCCGCGCCCGAGCCGCGCCGCTCGCCCGAACGCACGCCCATCTTCGAGGAGATGGAGTCGACCTGGTTCGGCACCCGCCGCGCCGCCCCGCCGCAGTACGGCGGCGAGTCCGCGGCACCGGCGTCGGCACCTCAGTCGGCCCAGCCTCCCACCGCGCCGCCCCCACCCGTGGCGCACGATCCGATGCCGACCCCCGCGCGCCCGGACAGTCCCGCGAGCGCCGTTCCCCCCACCCAGGCCCCCACACCCCAGGGCGGCGGTGCGCCCTGGCGCGCGTCGCCCAACGACGAACGGTGGCGGCAGGCCGAGCAGTTGCGGCAGCCGAGCGCGGGTGGTGTCACCACGTCGGGGCTGCCCAAGCGGGTCCCCAGGGCCAACCTGGTGGCGGGAGCGGCGCAGCCGGATCAGCAGCAGGCGGCTCCCTCGGGCCCCTCGGTCTCCCGTCGTCCGGACGATGTCCGCGGCAGGTTGACCAATCTCCGCAGGGGCATTCAGCAGGGGCGCCAGGCCGGTTCTTCGGCCGGTCGCACGGACCGGGGCCAAGGCCCCAGCTATCAGTAGGAGCGTTAGTGTGAGCCCGATGAGCCAGGCGGCGCAGAACCTCAACTGGTTGATTACCAGTTTCGTGGATAACACCCCGGGGGTGTCGCACACGGTTGTGGTGTCCGCCGATGGTCTTCTTCTGGCGATGTCCGAGGGGTTCCCGAGGGATCGTGCGGATCAGTTGGCGGCGGTGGCCTCCGGGCTGACATCGCTGACCGCGGGTGCCTCGCGGATCTTCGAGGGCGGTGCGGTGAATCAGACCGTGGTGGAAATGGAACGGGGGTTCTTGTTCATCATGTCCATTTCCGACGGTTCGTCGTTGGCGGTGTTGGCACATCCGGAGGCCGATATCGGTCTCGTGGGTTACGAGATGGCGTTGTTGGTGGACCGTGCGGGCACGGTCCTGACCCCCGACTTGCGCGCCGAACTGCAGGGCAGTCTGCTCAACTGAGGTCAAGCTCCCCCCACATGAGCACCAATCATCCGCGTCGTCGAACTCATGTTTAGCTCGGAGGAGCCATGAACACCCCGCCGCCCTCGCAGGGCTCGTACGGTGCTTCCCACAACTACGGGTCGTATGACGACGAGGGCGATCAGCCGCTGGTGCGTCCTTACGCGATGACCGGTGGCCGCACCAGGCCGCGTTACCAGCTGGCGATCGAGGCGTTGGTGAGCACCACCGCCGATCCCATGCAGATGCAGGGGCTGCTCCCCGAGCATCAGCGGATCTGCCAGCTGTGCCTTGAGGTGAAGTCGGTCGCCGAGGTGTCGGCGCTCGTCGCCATTCCCCTGGGGGTGGCCCGGATTCTGGTGGCCGACCTGGCCGAGGCCGGGCTTGTCGCCATCCATCAGCCGGGCCATGACGGGGAGCCCGGCGGTCAGCCCGATGTGACGCTGCTGGAAAGGGTGCTCAGTGGACTTCGCAAGCTCTGACGGAATGGGGCATTCGATGCCCGGGCCTCCCTCCTCGGCCACCCCCAAGGCCACGCCTACGGCCACGACATCGGCGAAGATCGTGGTGGCCGGTGGGTTCGGTGTGGGCAAGACCACGTTCGTGGGCGCGGTTTCGGAGATCAACCCGCTGCGGACCGAGGCGGTGATGACTTCGGCGTCGGCGGGGATCGACGATCTGACGCACACGGGGAACAAGACCACGACCACGGTCGCGATGGATTTCGGTCGTATCACGCTGGACCAGGATCTGATCCTGTACCTGTTCGGTACGCCGGGGCAGGACCGTTTCTGGTTCATGTGGGACGACCTGGTGCGGGGTGCGATCGGGGCGATCGTGCTGGTGGACACGCGGCGGCTGGCGGACTGCTTCCCGGCCGTGGACTACTTCGAGAACAGCGGCCTGCCCTTCGTGATCGCGCTCAACGGCTTCGACGGTTATCAGCCGTACTCGCCGGAGGAGGTCCGCGAGGCGCTCCAGATCGGCCCGGATGTGCCGATTATCACGACGGACGCCCGCCATCGCGCCGAGGCCAAAAGTGGCCTGATCACCCTGGTCGAGCACGCCTTGTTGGCTCGTTTGCACTGATCGGCCACACCCGTCGTCGATCTGTGTTCTCGCGCACGTCTTCCGCCGGTTCGTAACGATTCGGCGGGTGGCTCTCCACCTGCATGTCTACGCGCGGCGAGCGGGCCGTTCCGCTCCGCGTGCGACTTAGCGGCCGAATGTCACATCTGGGAGTCGATGCCCCGTTTCAGGTATCTCGTGTTGGTGGAAATCGGACGACCAGGGGGATTGGAATCTCTTCCCCAAGCGTGCTGGAATCCACACGACTCCACAGTCACGTCAGCCGGTCAGCGCCGGCTGCCGCTGTCGAGAGGTGAGATAGCCAGTGAGCCGCAACAGCGCGACTCCCTCGAATCCGGGGGAAGCCGAAGATCCCCGTGCGCCGTCCCGTGCCGAGGGCGGGACGCCCGTGTCGGCGGTCCACGAGCCCGGGACGGGTTCGCGGTTCGCCCCGCGCAACTGGCGGGTCGCCACCAAGCTGTACGCGATCCTGATGATCCCGGTGGTGATCGCGCTGGTCCTGGCCGGCCTGCGGGTCAGCGGTGCCCACGGCACCTGGCGCGAGGCCCAGGACGCGGAGCTCGTCGCCGAGCTCGTCCGCTCCTCCACGGCGTACGCGCACGCGCTGATCGACGAACGGGACGTCACCGCGCGCCCGCTGCTTGAGGGCAACCGCGAAGCGTCCGCGGTCGGCGAGGCGCACCGGATCACCAACGCGGCGCGCGACGAGTTCCACCAGCGCTGGGACGAGACGCCGCACACCGAGAGCCTGCTGCACCGGATGGAGGGCGTCACCGAGACCGAGCCCCAGCTCTCCGCGCTGCGCCAGCGTGCCTACACGGACGAACTCCCCGGTGTGCAGACCGAGGAGGGCTATGTCGCCATCCAGCACCCGTTGATGTCCTTCGCCAACGAACTCGGCCTCGGCGCGGACAACCTCACCACCTACGGGCGGACCGTCTACGCCATCTCCCTGTCCAAGGCGGCCAACTCGCTCCAGCGCTCCATCGGCACCCGCCTGCTCGTCGCCCCCGGGCCGGGCGACGAGGAGCACCAGCTCCAGCTGACCGCCTTCAGCTCCTACGCCTACCTGGAGGGGATCGCGCAGGCCGAGTACACATCGGCCGGCACCCCCGAGGACGCGGAGCGCCTGGAGGAGCGGCTCGCCGAGGCGGCGAACGCCGCCGCCGTCAATGCCCCCGACGCGCACAGCCTCCCGCAGATGACGCAGATGATCGCCTCGGGCGCCACCCCCGAGGAGCTGGCCGAGCTGGGGCTCACCCCGGAGGCGTGGCACGCCGCCTCCACCGCGCAGTTCGACGCCTACCGCACCATCGAGCAGGACCTGGTCGACGAGGCGGTCGCCGAGGCCAACGACATCGCGTCCTCAGCGCGCAACGACATGCTGCTCAACTCGGCCGCTGTGCTGGCCTCCCTGCTGCTCGCCTTCGTGGTCGCCGGGCTGATGGCCCGCTCCATGAGCCGCGACATGCGCAAGCTGCGGACCGCCGCCTTCGAGGTGGCGGGCCAGCGGCTGCCCGCCGTCGTCGACCAGCTCTCCCGCGTCAACCCGGGCCAGGTCGACACCGTCGTGACCCCCATCCCGATCGCCAGCAGGGACGAGATCGGCGAGGTCGCCCGCGCCTTCGACCAGGTGCACCGGGAGGCGGTCAGGCTGGCGGCCGAACAGGCGCTGTTGCGCGGCAACGTCAACGCGATCTTCACCAACCTCTCCAGCCGGAACCAGGGGCTGATCGAGCGGCAGCTGGGGCTGATCAGCGAGTTGGAGTCCCGCGAGGCCGATCCGGAGCAGCTGGAGCACCTCTTCAAGCTGGACCATCTGGCCACCCGTATGCGGCGCAACGGCGAGAACCTGCTGGTCCTCGCCGGCGAGGAGCTGGACCACCGCTGGAACCGCCCGGTGCCGCTGGTGGACGTGCTGCGGGCCGCCGCGTCCGAGGTGGAGGACTACAGCCGCATCGAGACCAGCGGCGTTCCCGACTGCGAGATCCACGGAGACGTGGTCAACGACCTCGTGCATCTGCTGGCCGAGTTGCTGGAGAACGCC
This region includes:
- a CDS encoding sensor histidine kinase — protein: MQGRFKREGSAAGDAERSGTVDRGSATGPAPDAENTRPAKSAKEQPSRKRSAQEAESPGKDAPPARPIHGGSRLALRNWRISTRLVSLIALPVAAATVMGALRIETSLGNVEQLEDMQLLTDITQQATLLAAALQEERDRSAGPLISADDDSSDDVVGPRERTDEAMAAFSDARLRIRGTEESMRGVEATIYDIGRRLNELSAVRNAAYNDPEYTAQTITQYNEVIEALLSLSQDMAQATNNSDMIRSTRALAAFSSAKEHASIQRAVITAGLARGELPGEQAELSEADWRFGRTHQLSETVALDNFTQIYGDSERARELLRPLEGGIVNIAAANDYAQRVFSAEEGIRSQERTYRDWYDQDRTKIDAMGTIERTLLFEMQDQARQLRDEAQRDAFVNGAIVLLVLGITLVGAFVVARSMVRSLRRLQETATEVARTRLPEVVKQMSEADPGEVDTSVESVGVHTRDEIGRVAQAFDDVHREAVRLAGEQALLRGNVNAMFTNLSRRSQGLIQRQLSLISELESREADPDQLSSLFKLDHLATRMRRNGENLLVLAGEEPGRRWTRPVPLVDVLRAAASEVEQYERIELSAVPKTDVAGRVVNDLVHLLAELLENATSFSSPQTKVKVTGHALPDGRVLVEIHDTGIGLSPEDLAGINDRLANPPTVDVSVSRRMGLFVVGRLSLRHGIRIQLRPSDSGGTTALVMLPAEVAQGSGRPRPAGPAETTSATLQRDTPPVRRPSLGKGKPEGDAGLGRGPQARGVPGRPERPALPSRSSAEPRQGPGGLEQSGPPAGAAPGRPDTAAPGGGAPAGRPSWATGADDTARIPAVNDAFDPPRIPGSSESTGEHARSDFSGAFPGAARPEPRLPQAPRADQAPPDFRQAPEQPRWTPEAPQAPRPDGRPSGGFEEPSVFGAPPPAARPALGGSHDTGEFPGGGYQPAPRTPEYPTGEFQARRTDEPAPPSRQQRPEAGAGLRRTSSWQRPQDELNAPLPAPEPRRSPERTPIFEEMESTWFGTRRAAPPQYGGESAAPASAPQSAQPPTAPPPPVAHDPMPTPARPDSPASAVPPTQAPTPQGGGAPWRASPNDERWRQAEQLRQPSAGGVTTSGLPKRVPRANLVAGAAQPDQQQAAPSGPSVSRRPDDVRGRLTNLRRGIQQGRQAGSSAGRTDRGQGPSYQ
- a CDS encoding roadblock/LC7 domain-containing protein, whose translation is MSQAAQNLNWLITSFVDNTPGVSHTVVVSADGLLLAMSEGFPRDRADQLAAVASGLTSLTAGASRIFEGGAVNQTVVEMERGFLFIMSISDGSSLAVLAHPEADIGLVGYEMALLVDRAGTVLTPDLRAELQGSLLN
- a CDS encoding DUF742 domain-containing protein; this encodes MNTPPPSQGSYGASHNYGSYDDEGDQPLVRPYAMTGGRTRPRYQLAIEALVSTTADPMQMQGLLPEHQRICQLCLEVKSVAEVSALVAIPLGVARILVADLAEAGLVAIHQPGHDGEPGGQPDVTLLERVLSGLRKL
- a CDS encoding GTP-binding protein, giving the protein MDFASSDGMGHSMPGPPSSATPKATPTATTSAKIVVAGGFGVGKTTFVGAVSEINPLRTEAVMTSASAGIDDLTHTGNKTTTTVAMDFGRITLDQDLILYLFGTPGQDRFWFMWDDLVRGAIGAIVLVDTRRLADCFPAVDYFENSGLPFVIALNGFDGYQPYSPEEVREALQIGPDVPIITTDARHRAEAKSGLITLVEHALLARLH
- a CDS encoding sensor histidine kinase; translation: MIPVVIALVLAGLRVSGAHGTWREAQDAELVAELVRSSTAYAHALIDERDVTARPLLEGNREASAVGEAHRITNAARDEFHQRWDETPHTESLLHRMEGVTETEPQLSALRQRAYTDELPGVQTEEGYVAIQHPLMSFANELGLGADNLTTYGRTVYAISLSKAANSLQRSIGTRLLVAPGPGDEEHQLQLTAFSSYAYLEGIAQAEYTSAGTPEDAERLEERLAEAANAAAVNAPDAHSLPQMTQMIASGATPEELAELGLTPEAWHAASTAQFDAYRTIEQDLVDEAVAEANDIASSARNDMLLNSAAVLASLLLAFVVAGLMARSMSRDMRKLRTAAFEVAGQRLPAVVDQLSRVNPGQVDTVVTPIPIASRDEIGEVARAFDQVHREAVRLAAEQALLRGNVNAIFTNLSSRNQGLIERQLGLISELESREADPEQLEHLFKLDHLATRMRRNGENLLVLAGEELDHRWNRPVPLVDVLRAAASEVEDYSRIETSGVPDCEIHGDVVNDLVHLLAELLENATSFSSPQARVNVTATRLPDARIMIEIHDKGIGLSQEDFTEINRRLAAPPAVDAAISQRMGLFVVGRLAARHGIRVQLRPSGEQTGTTSLVMLPDGITHGGGGGQAPPMEERFTVSRIMPDPRQISDAQREAGMRTAAELGFDDSRYFGDAPAGRRQEAPPPLAPQPPAQLPQQQQQLPQQPQQPQQPLPAAEPGWQDQPVAGSWQQDPAPTPDGRPWPDQPGQTTQADPFGTGQTGEAPWQSAPPENPLPTRPAQFGGFPPAADSGQGGPGIPAQRVGFPASGPVTAEHGPANDQGLPRRTPRNQQRPEEDSAQRAEREAPAQEPRWERGPRREERTGGTTPVGLPKRVPKANLTEHSPAESGAGGAQISRDPQDVRGRLSSLRRGVQQGRGAGSGRGAQNEERGQGPGHTYEQER